In the Telopea speciosissima isolate NSW1024214 ecotype Mountain lineage chromosome 2, Tspe_v1, whole genome shotgun sequence genome, one interval contains:
- the LOC122651530 gene encoding uncharacterized protein LOC122651530, with translation MRFKKGSKVEVLSKKEVPSGAWRCAEIISGNGHNYDVTYDWTPATTDEVAFHRVSRKAIRPSPPLVEGANDWVPGDLVEVFDNNSWRIASISKVMGGNRFVVRLLGSLGEFRVHKSDLRVRQSWIDNKWVVVGKGSAQCEDGKSNKLSTSRFYEKLNFQAPLKSRTTNLCAGDGPLPDEYNRFQESHMVSSRTRKRGSPYCSSHVDALTGANCKLRLVEKDGRRERLITGHPSPVLGKVDAVAYPREMLGEKYMHSSFNNRTTRYSEMDMEMGTQNGDIGCFVARSLEPNDAESSASSVGSCSSGSNSPYELHTRSLTDPSQDRDSTFDDAESFCGWGSEERSPLPTKEELAAEIHTLELHAYRCTIEALYASGPLSWEQETLVTNLRLSLHISNDEHLRELRNLVSYETNFAIS, from the exons ATGAGATTCAAGAAAGGAAGTAAAGTGGAGGTACTGAGCAAGAAGGAGGTGCCTTCTGGTGCATGGCGTTGTGCTGAAATAATCTCTGGGAATGGGCACAATTATGATGTTACATATGATTGGACTCCAGCCACCACCGATGAAGTAGCTTTTCATAGAGTGTCCAGAAAAGCCATTAGGCCTTCTCCACCCCTAGTAGAAGGTGCAAACGATTGGGTGCCTGGTGACCTAGTTGAGGTCTTTGACAACAACTCCTGGAGAATCGCATCAATTTCAAAGGTTATGGGTGGAAATCGTTTTGTTGTCAGACTCCTTGGATCTCTAGGGGAATTCAGAGTCCACAAATCTGATCTCAGGGTGCGGCAGTCTTGGATAGATAACAAGTGGGTTGTGGTTGGAAAG GGTTCTGCACAATGTGAAGATGGAAAATCTAACAAATTATCAACTTCAAGGTTTTACGAGAAGCTAAACTTCCAGGCACCGCTAAAAAGTAGAACGACAAATTTGTGTGCAGGAGATGGTCCTTTACCTGATGAGTACAACCGTTTCCAGGAGTCCCACATGGTTTCCTCAAGAACGCGGAAGAGGGGCTCGCCTTATTGCTCATCCCATGTTGATGCACTTACTGGAGCTAACTGTAAATTGAGATTGGTTGAGAAAGATGGTAGGCGTGAAAGATTGATTACAGGGCATCCATCTCCAGTCCTTGGAAAGGTAGATGCTGTTGCATATCCACGAGAAATGCTGGGTGAAAAATACATGCATTCTTCCTTTAACAACAGAACAACCAGATATTCTGAAATGGATATGGAGATGGGAACACAAAATGGAGATATTGGATGTTTTGTTGCAAGAAGCTTAGAACCTAATGATGCTGAGAGTAGTGCATCCTCTGTTGGTAGTTGTAGCAGTGGTAGCAACAGTCCCTATGAATTGCATACTCGTTCTTTAACAGATCCTAGTCAAGATAGAGATAGTACATTTGATGATGCCGAATCTTTTTGTGGGTGGGGGTCTGAGGAAAGAAGTCCCCTTCCCACAAAAGAGGAATTGGCGGCAGAAATTCATACATTAGAGTTGCATGCCTACCGTTGCACCATAGAGGCATTATATGCTTCTGGGCCCTTAAGTTGGGAACAGGAAACATTAGTGACAAATCTCCGTCTTTCACTCCACATTTCTAATGATGAACATTTGAGGGAGCTAAGGAACTTAGTTTCCTATGAAACAAACTTTGCTATCAGTTGA